GAGGAGGGCTGCAAGGAAGATGTGATCAGGAAGTGGCAGATTGGAAATAAataggggggaggtgggggagggaaggaaaagagaggggaATTTGGGGGATGGGCACTATGGTTAAATTATAGGGAAGAGAGTATCATAGGCTGAAAACAAAGTGCACacaaactgggatttgaaccatgAGGAGATAGTCCCTTGAGAAAAGTGTAGGGGGAAGCATCGAGGTGAACATGGGGAACTGCAAGGAGAGAAgatgattattagagaaatggaaactgggGTAAGCTCCTAGGCTGTGGGCGGTAGGGAGTGTTCTGGAGTCAGGggaacagaaaaacaacaacagggaCACGCTTCAGCGAGTCAGGGAGCGCCAACGTAATACGGGCCACTGGTGAGTCTCAAAATGTCCTGGATGTCCTCACGTTCTGCCCTTCCCCTGCTTAGACAATGCTGTGAGGACATACGCATTTGGGGGTGGGTAGGTTGACCATCACATGTTGTTATGTTGTTAATAACCGCCAGCCTTTATCGATATTCCTCATGTACAAGGCACTGTGGTGTTCTGTCCACATCAGTTATCTCATTTATCCTCTCAAAAGTGGGATGGGGGAGGTTGTATTATTATCTACACTTCGTAGACGGGGTGATTGAAGATAGTTGAAGTGGTGGAAGCTGGATTAAAGAACCCTGTTTTTTCCGACTTCTCTAATCCTGAATCAAGACACAGAGGGGTGGACGGCCActaaattcagaaatattttatgtggacatttaaaaaaatgccttgAGATCAGTGAATGATGGAAGCAGCTGTAAAGTGACAGCATTGTTACTGTGGAGTGAGGAGAGTGACAGTGAGAATTAAGACCTGGCATTAGTGAAAAGGTGGATGGAAGGAAGAGCCATGTGGGTCCAGAgtggagagaggaaaaaataactgAGTTGCCGCAAAAGTAGACAGTGCTGAAATATATCCAAAGAAGAAGGGTGTTTAGTGAGAAGGAGATTTAACAAGCTGCCCCATACTACTCCTTGGAAATTTATAGTCACTTTGGTGCTTTATCTAATGGCTTGCTTGCTTGAGGACAGAAGAAAAAAGTATATGTGAAGGAAACACTCAGTTTACTCTTTAttatttgattcttctttttatttttctcctatgCTTGTTTCCCCTCCTTTTTCAGGTGAAGTGGCTTCTTCTGCATGATTTTAGCTGAAGGATGCTCTGCATTTCCTTGATTTCTATGGAGACCTCAGAGCTGGGCTTGCCCCCACTGACACCTCATCTTGCACCTTCTCTACCTCCCAAGGTCTTTGCCTCTAAAGCTAGCTCGGCATTGCCCCTGGGTCCAGGAAGCCAGTGATGAATTTAAGGGGAATGCCTGGAGAATCATCCTGATAGGCTTTGAGTGGCAATGTCTGGACATACTTCAAGTCACATGTTAACATGGGTCAAGCCATCACTAGAAGGCAAGTGCTAAGACTTAAAGgcttatttgcattttatttaaatgtgatGGACTGAGCTCTGGACAATTTCCATggcagaaaaatatattccattttctAGGCACGACTGCTGGCTGTTGGATACTCGCTGCCTTTAAATCTCGCAGCATCAACACCACATTCTAGACATTATTTCCCGCTTTGAACATCCCCCCCAAAATAAGTGTTTGGGAGACCCCAACATTTTCTGACTTAGGCTTGAAAGTGCCAGGCTGTTTCTCTGGAGGAACCAAGCTCTGGAGAGCAACACTGAATCCCTGGGAAGAGAGAGCATGGGGTGTGctgatttaaaaacagaaaatgcaaagTTGGACTGAAAATATCCTTAGTCTTCCAAGCAATCTGCTTAAGGGTTCCAAACTTACCTTAATTTGGTGAGAAAAGAAGCTGccctatttttctttcctcttcttctccaaCTGGAACCAGCCATTTTCCCCAAACCACCACCATGGAGGTTGCAATGGTGAGTGCGGAGAGCTCAGGGTGCAACAGTCACATGCCTTACGGTTATGCCGCGCAGGCCCGGGCCCGGGAGCGCGAGAGGCTGGCTCACTCGAGGGCGGCTGCGGCGGCCGCTGTCGCTGCGGCCACAGCTGCTGTGGAAGGCGGCGGGGGGTCTGGAGGGGGcgcccaccatcaccaccaccagttGCGTGGGGCCTGCACCTCCCAAGACCCTCAGAGCGGCCGGGGAAGTAAGAGGAGGAGGCGACAGCGGCCCGAGAAGAAGAAAGTCCACCACCGGCAGAGCAGCTTTCCTCACTGCTCCGACCTGATGCCCAGTGGCTCCGAGGAGAAGATCCTGCGGGATCtgagtgaggaggaggaggaagaggaggaagaggaggaggaagaggaagaagaggaggcagaggaggaggaggggaggttcCACTACAGCGAGGATGACCGCGGCGATGAGTGTTCCTACACCGACCTGCTGCCCCAGGACGAtgcgggcggcggcggtggcggctaCAGCTCGGTCCGCTACAGCGACTGCTGCGAACGCGTGGTGATCAACGTCTCAGGCCTGCGCTTTGAGACCCAGATGAAAACACTGGCCCAGTTCCCCGAGACTTTGCTGGGGGACCCTGAGAAGAGGACTCAGTATTTCGACCCTCTGCGTAACGAGTATTTTTTTGACAGGAACAGGCCTAGCTTTGATGCCATCTTATACTATTACCAGTCAGGGGGCCGCCTGAAGAGGCCTGTCAACGTCCCCTTTGATATCTTCACCGAGGAGGTGAAGTTCTACCAGTTGGGGGAGGAGGCCCTGCTCAAGTTTCGGGAGGATGAGGGCTTTGTGAGAGAGGAGGAGGACAGGGCCTTGCCAGAGAATGAATTTAAAAAGCAGATCTGGCTGCTCTTTGAGTATCCAGAGAGCTCCAGTCCAGCGAGGGGCATAGCTATCGTCTCGGTCCTGGTCATCCTCATCTCCATCGTCATCTTCTGCCTGGAAACCTTGCCAGAGTTTAGGGACGACAGGGATCTTATCATGGCACTGAGCACAGGCGGGCCCAGTGGGTTGTTGAACGACACCTCGGCCCTCCACCCGGAGAACTCAGGGCACACGATATTCAACGACCCCTTCTTCATTGTGGAGACAGTCTGTATCGTGTGGTTCTCCTTTGAGTTTGTGGTTCGCTGCTTTGCTTGTCCCAGCCAAGCCC
This region of Mesoplodon densirostris isolate mMesDen1 chromosome 7, mMesDen1 primary haplotype, whole genome shotgun sequence genomic DNA includes:
- the KCNA4 gene encoding potassium voltage-gated channel subfamily A member 4 codes for the protein MEVAMVSAESSGCNSHMPYGYAAQARARERERLAHSRAAAAAAVAAATAAVEGGGGSGGGAHHHHHQLRGACTSQDPQSGRGSKRRRRQRPEKKKVHHRQSSFPHCSDLMPSGSEEKILRDLSEEEEEEEEEEEEEEEEEAEEEEGRFHYSEDDRGDECSYTDLLPQDDAGGGGGGYSSVRYSDCCERVVINVSGLRFETQMKTLAQFPETLLGDPEKRTQYFDPLRNEYFFDRNRPSFDAILYYYQSGGRLKRPVNVPFDIFTEEVKFYQLGEEALLKFREDEGFVREEEDRALPENEFKKQIWLLFEYPESSSPARGIAIVSVLVILISIVIFCLETLPEFRDDRDLIMALSTGGPSGLLNDTSALHPENSGHTIFNDPFFIVETVCIVWFSFEFVVRCFACPSQALFFKNIMNIIDIVSILPYFITLGTDLAQQQGGGNGQQQQAMSFAILRIIRLVRVFRIFKLSRHSKGLQILGHTLRASMRELGLLIFFLFIGVILFSSAVYFAEADEPTTHFQSIPDAFWWAVVTMTTVGYGDMKPITVGGKIVGSLCAIAGVLTIALPVPVIVSNFNYFYHRETENEEQIQLTQNAVSCPYLPSNLLKKFRSSTSSSLGDKSEYLEMEEGVKESLCAKEKCQGKGDDSETDKNNCSNAKAVETDV